One Scophthalmus maximus strain ysfricsl-2021 chromosome 9, ASM2237912v1, whole genome shotgun sequence genomic region harbors:
- the rpl36a gene encoding 60S ribosomal protein L36a isoform X2 encodes MVNVPKTRRTYCKKCKKHQPHKVTQYKKGKDSLYAQGKRRYDRKQSGYGGQTKPIFRKKAKTTKKIVLRLECVEPNCRSKRMLAIKRCKHFELGGDKKRKGQVIQF; translated from the exons ATG GTGAACGTCCCGAAGACCCGCAGGACCTACTGCAAGAAGTGCAAGAAGCACCAGCCTCACAAAGTTACCCAGTACAAGAAGGGAAAGGATTCCCTCTACGCACAGG gtaaGAGGAGATACGACAGAAAGCAGAGTGGTTATGGTGGTCAGACTAAGCCCATTTTCCGCAAAAAG GCGAAGACTACAAAGAAAATTGTGTTGAGGCTTGAGTGTGTGGAGCCCAACTGCAGATCCAAGAGAATGCTGGCCATCAAGAGATGCAAGCACTTCGAGTTGGGTGGTGACAAGAAGAGAAAG